The Triticum aestivum cultivar Chinese Spring chromosome 3A, IWGSC CS RefSeq v2.1, whole genome shotgun sequence genome includes a region encoding these proteins:
- the LOC123061737 gene encoding uncharacterized protein — protein MSSLLFRLGRSLWNLVKQKILHPATKPRRRNLPVLRGDFKRPALNCPRYIISTVCEFALLIWLFGTAYCYLTYDLPREFSVRLTPIPSNGSAGAPAATTSVPGAFDVVLHAGNRRAAERCYHHGEAAVTYGGYTVASGRAPDFCVPWKGAREVPFRLAWDWDDGAAGLPEHLRGRIAAAEKVGAVEFEVQLRLLRGGDARSGTGTPTWMWCKARMGGAPGAVTPWPCTVFAPQNWFSPLA, from the coding sequence ATGTCATCTCTTCTCTTCCGACTTGGGCGATCCTTGTGGAATTTGGTCAAGCAAAAAATACTGCACCCAGCCACGAAGCCTCGTCGACGCAATCTTCCCGTCCTTCGCGGCGACTTCAAGAGGCCGGCGCTCAACTGCCCCAGGTACATCATCTCCACGGTCTGCGAATTCGCTCTCTTGATCTGGTTGTTCGGGACGGCGTACTGCTACTTGACCTACGACCTGCCACGCGAGTTCTCCGTCCGCTTGACGCCGATCCCGAGCAACGGCAGCGCGGGGGCTCCGGCCGCGACGACGTCCGTCCCCGGGGCCTTCGACGTCGTCCTGCACGCCGGCAACCGCCGCGCCGCGGAGAGGTGCTACCACCACGGGGAGGCGGCGGTGACGTACGGCGGCTACACCGTCGCGTCGGGCCGCGCGCCCGACTTCTGCGTGCCGTGGAAGGGGGCGCGCGAGGTGCCGTTCAGGCTGGCGTGGGACTGGGACGACGGCGCTGCTGGGCTGCCCGAGCACCTGCGTGGCCGCATCGCGGCGGCGGAGAAGGTCGGCGCCGTGGAGTTCGAGGTCCAGTTGAGGCTCCTCCGGGGAGGCGACGCCCGCTCCGGCACGGGCACGCCGACGTGGATGTGGTGCAAGGCGAGGATGGGTGGCGCGCCTGGCGCCGTCACGCCCTGGCCCTGCACCGTGTTCGCTCCGCAGAACTGGTTTTCGCCCTTGGCCTAG
- the LOC123061738 gene encoding uncharacterized protein — protein sequence MESRWVIPLVVILLALQIHPVRCRQEPALSPCNSTLVIAKYPCDNTTIVCSRMESTKDQLVPWLSFTVSFVILFCPFLRIKELKPNPRTDAQTFFWWFLFVGFLDYILWIWYFEECSDPHYSAYPVLLTCCFGCGIHLIFSLIATVMTWNSGDQRVRWGIILTFLVFVGGGIFHKIQRQALGWMGVALSVLSHSFRIGSTVYYAKINRYLFVASMVGSVNGFLWLIHPQLCISKEYKNYVTISLMVTGDPPTSWRIKMNSLVIKVVI from the exons ATGGAATCCAGATGGGTTATACCGCTTGTGGTTATTTTGCTTGCATTGCAAATTCACCCCGTTCGCTGTCGGCAAGAGCCAGCGCTTTCACCGTGTAACTCCACACTTGTTATTGCCAAGTACCCCTG TGATAACACCACCATAGTTTGCTCCCGAATGGAATCCACGAAGGACCAGCTTGTCCCTTGGCTATCTTTCACTGTGTCCTTCGTAATATTATTCTGCCCATT CTTGCGTATCAAAGAGTTGAAGCCCAATCCACGAACTGATGCGCAAACCTTCTTTTGGTGGTTTTTGTTTGTTGGTTTTCTGGATTATATTCTCTGGATCTGGTATTTTGAGGAATGCTCTGATCCACATTATTCAGCATATCCTGTGTTACTGACCTGCTGTTTTGGGTGCGGTATACACCTGATCTTCTCTCTTATAGCTACAGTAATGACTTGGAATTCTGGG GATCAGCGAGTACGATGGGGCATTATACTTACATTCTTGGTCTTTGTCGGTGGTGGAATTTTTCATAAAATACAAAGACAAGCCCTTGGCTGGATGGGAGTAGCACTAAGTGTGCTGTCTCATTCTTTCCGTATTGGATCAACG GTGTACTACGCCAAGATTAATCGGTATCTGTTTGTTGCCTCCATGGTGGGGTCAGTAAATGGATTCTTGTGGCTTATCCATCCTCAGCTATGCATTTCAAAGGAATACAAG AATTATGTCACCATCTCCTTGATGGTAACCGGTGACCCCCCAACTTCGTGGCGTATTAAGATGAATTCGTTGGTGATTAAAGTGGTGATTTAG